A single window of Nocardioides kongjuensis DNA harbors:
- a CDS encoding DUF4191 domain-containing protein, whose translation MSNTPLDPSTMSRRRQILETYKMSREVDPAIRWWMLGSFLVFGGLGLALFRLVLPHNDSVFSWILAGVATFLIGLLAVMIVFGRRAQKAAFARLDGQLGAAARALTMLRRGWVIEEVVGFTKQQDMVHRVVGPPGIVLVGEGNPGRLKALMASEHKKHERVAGDYPVHDVLVGNDEGQVPLNKLVRHVQKLGRQVKPAEITEIRQRLRALDAQRPKVPLPRGPVPTSMKGMRGNLRGR comes from the coding sequence ATGTCGAACACGCCACTCGACCCGTCCACGATGAGCCGCCGCCGGCAGATCCTCGAGACCTACAAGATGTCCCGGGAGGTCGACCCGGCCATCCGCTGGTGGATGCTCGGCTCGTTCCTGGTGTTCGGCGGCCTCGGCCTGGCGCTGTTCCGGCTGGTCCTGCCCCACAACGACTCGGTCTTCAGCTGGATCCTCGCCGGCGTCGCGACCTTCCTCATCGGCCTGCTCGCCGTGATGATCGTGTTCGGCCGCCGCGCCCAGAAGGCCGCCTTCGCCCGCCTCGACGGCCAGCTCGGCGCCGCCGCCCGCGCCCTCACCATGCTGCGCCGCGGCTGGGTGATCGAGGAGGTCGTCGGCTTCACCAAGCAGCAGGACATGGTCCACCGCGTCGTCGGCCCCCCGGGCATCGTCCTGGTCGGCGAGGGCAACCCCGGCCGCCTCAAGGCGCTGATGGCCAGCGAGCACAAGAAGCACGAGCGGGTCGCCGGCGACTACCCGGTCCACGACGTGCTCGTCGGCAACGACGAGGGCCAGGTCCCGCTCAACAAGCTGGTCCGCCACGTCCAGAAGCTCGGCCGCCAGGTCAAGCCCGCAGAGATCACCGAGATCCGCCAGCGCCTGCGCGCCCTCGACGCCCAGCGCCCGAAGGTCCCGCTCCCCCGTGGCCCCGTGCCCACCTCGATGAAGGGGATGCGCGGCAACCTCCGCGGCCGCTGA
- the lipA gene encoding lipoyl synthase produces the protein MSATPEGRKLLRLEVRNAETPIERKPSWIRTKAVMGPEYRGLKKLVHSEGLHTVCEEAGCPNIFECWEDKEATFLIGGDQCTRRCDFCQIDTGKPQPLDRDEPRRVAESVQTMGLKYATITGVARDDLPDGGAWLYAETVRAIHDLNPDTGVENLVPDFNGDPSLLAEVFESRPEVLAHNVETVPRIFKRIRPAFRYERSLDVLTQARTFGLVTKSNLILGMGETRDEISVALRDLHDAGCELVTITQYLRPSVRHHPVERWVKPEEFVELATEAEEIGFAGVLSGPLVRSSYRAGRLYRQAMAARDARAEATA, from the coding sequence GTGAGTGCGACACCCGAGGGGCGCAAGCTCCTCCGCCTGGAGGTCCGCAACGCGGAGACCCCGATCGAGCGCAAGCCCTCGTGGATCCGCACCAAGGCGGTGATGGGCCCCGAGTACCGCGGCCTGAAGAAGCTGGTCCACTCCGAAGGCCTGCACACCGTGTGCGAGGAAGCCGGCTGCCCCAACATCTTCGAGTGCTGGGAGGACAAGGAAGCCACCTTCCTCATCGGCGGCGACCAGTGCACCCGACGCTGCGACTTCTGCCAGATCGACACCGGCAAGCCCCAACCCCTCGACCGCGACGAACCCCGACGCGTCGCCGAGTCCGTGCAGACCATGGGCCTCAAGTACGCCACCATCACCGGCGTGGCCCGCGACGACCTGCCCGACGGCGGCGCCTGGCTCTACGCCGAGACCGTCCGCGCCATCCACGACCTCAACCCCGACACCGGCGTGGAGAACCTGGTCCCCGACTTCAACGGCGACCCCTCCCTGCTCGCCGAGGTCTTCGAGTCCCGCCCCGAGGTCCTGGCCCACAACGTCGAGACCGTCCCACGCATCTTCAAGCGGATCCGCCCCGCGTTCCGCTACGAACGCTCCCTCGACGTCCTCACCCAGGCCCGCACGTTCGGACTGGTCACCAAGTCCAACCTGATCCTCGGCATGGGCGAGACCCGAGACGAGATCTCGGTCGCCCTCCGCGACCTCCACGACGCAGGCTGCGAGCTGGTCACCATCACCCAGTACCTGCGCCCCAGCGTGCGGCACCACCCCGTCGAACGATGGGTCAAGCCCGAGGAGTTCGTCGAGCTCGCCACCGAGGCCGAGGAGATCGGCTTCGCCGGCGTGCTCTCGGGACCGCTCGTGCGTTCGTCGTACCGGGCGGGTCGTCTGTATCGTCAGGCGATGGCCGCGCGGGACGCCCGCGCCGAAGCAACTGCCTGA